A genomic stretch from Candidatus Bathyarchaeia archaeon includes:
- a CDS encoding SHOCT domain-containing protein, whose amino-acid sequence MPTLLWVAFSLVAFIFYYFNKRAYTYYITDKSIRIEKSWVFGNYARELTFDQLRDVHVMQGILARAMNCGSVAFVTSSGLEVGYIGAGVGKGAIIGGTTPRLVPWRGGRFWDVREPHMVREILIGNISGWREVYQQQRIATFLERTFERKPLTGTLIDELERLKRLLDEGVITKEEYERAKKKLLN is encoded by the coding sequence TTGCCAACTTTGCTTTGGGTCGCTTTCTCACTTGTCGCCTTCATATTTTATTACTTCAATAAGAGGGCATACACGTATTACATAACTGATAAGTCTATTAGGATTGAGAAGTCCTGGGTTTTCGGAAACTATGCTAGGGAGCTGACCTTCGACCAGTTAAGGGATGTCCACGTCATGCAGGGAATACTCGCCAGAGCCATGAACTGCGGCTCCGTAGCCTTCGTGACATCATCAGGCTTAGAGGTCGGCTATATTGGAGCTGGTGTTGGGAAAGGCGCAATAATAGGCGGAACAACACCTAGGCTTGTGCCTTGGAGGGGCGGGAGATTCTGGGACGTAAGGGAGCCGCATATGGTTCGTGAAATATTAATAGGGAATATTTCTGGGTGGCGTGAGGTTTACCAGCAGCAGAGGATAGCTACCTTCCTAGAGAGGACATTTGAGAGAAAACCTCTTACTGGTACACTAATTGATGAGCTTGAGAGGTTAAAGAGACTGCTGGATGAAGGTGTTATAACTAAGGAGGAGTATGAAAGAGCAAAGAAGAAGCTGCTTAACTAA
- the mobB gene encoding molybdopterin-guanine dinucleotide biosynthesis protein B, protein MLIISVVGVSKSGKTTTIEYLASNLTREGYKVGSIKHIYHQDFSIDTEGTDTWRHMHAGAKITVAFAPKETVIIKKKEMSPNDLDRIIKFFRDEDIDVILIEGLRSLTARRKDIPKIITARNNWDLMKTLEGTEAVLAVTGVIAKKRTEIGEINVPLIDLDKEGDVLLRLVKNQMEQRSKSKVKERDLVEDMQ, encoded by the coding sequence ATGCTTATAATATCTGTTGTTGGAGTGAGTAAATCCGGTAAAACAACAACCATTGAATATCTAGCATCAAATCTTACAAGGGAGGGATATAAAGTTGGATCAATAAAGCATATTTATCACCAAGACTTTTCAATCGACACTGAAGGCACAGATACCTGGAGACATATGCATGCGGGAGCAAAAATAACTGTTGCCTTCGCACCCAAAGAAACAGTAATAATTAAGAAGAAAGAAATGAGTCCGAATGATCTGGACAGAATAATTAAATTCTTTAGGGATGAAGATATAGATGTAATACTGATTGAAGGATTACGCTCACTCACGGCTAGAAGAAAAGATATCCCAAAAATAATAACGGCAAGAAATAACTGGGATCTTATGAAAACACTGGAGGGAACAGAGGCAGTATTAGCTGTCACGGGGGTTATAGCTAAAAAGAGAACTGAGATAGGCGAGATTAATGTGCCCTTAATTGACCTAGATAAGGAAGGTGATGTTCTACTTAGACTCGTTAAAAACCAAATGGAGCAAAGATCTAAATCTAAAGTTAAAGAAAGAGATTTAGTTGAAGATATGCAATAA
- the mobB gene encoding molybdopterin-guanine dinucleotide biosynthesis protein B — translation MVKIVAIVGGKRSGKTTIIQHLTHELKNRGYRVGSVREMLNVNWIDTPERETWKYGEAGAEIVTGAAMNETAIFVKRKLSLKELVTLLIDLDYLLLEGFEDEKTIARIVTANNAAEAQEFYNDLTIAISGIITEHREEMEKASKLGVPIFNCRAEIEKLADLVEHKSFPFLPNLNCGECGYGSCHELAKAIVAGFTNLRECPLFRREDIILEVNGKIIPLKSFPALIIKRALIGMVSSLNGVDQIREIKIMVKAT, via the coding sequence ATGGTGAAGATTGTGGCTATTGTAGGTGGTAAACGTTCTGGAAAAACAACCATTATTCAGCATCTAACTCATGAGCTTAAGAATAGAGGTTATAGAGTTGGATCTGTAAGGGAGATGCTGAACGTTAATTGGATTGATACTCCTGAGAGGGAAACTTGGAAATATGGTGAGGCTGGAGCTGAAATTGTGACTGGCGCCGCGATGAACGAGACAGCTATTTTCGTAAAAAGAAAGCTTAGCTTAAAGGAGTTAGTGACTTTACTCATAGATCTAGACTATCTTCTCCTAGAGGGTTTTGAGGATGAGAAGACTATAGCAAGAATAGTTACGGCAAATAATGCGGCTGAGGCGCAAGAATTCTATAATGATTTAACTATTGCGATTTCGGGAATCATAACTGAACATAGAGAAGAGATGGAAAAAGCTTCAAAACTTGGGGTTCCAATCTTTAATTGTAGGGCAGAAATAGAAAAACTCGCCGACCTGGTTGAGCATAAATCCTTTCCATTCCTTCCTAACTTGAATTGTGGGGAATGTGGATATGGTTCGTGTCATGAACTTGCGAAAGCTATAGTTGCCGGATTCACCAATTTAAGGGAATGCCCGCTGTTTAGAAGGGAGGACATAATTTTAGAGGTAAACGGTAAGATTATACCCTTAAAGTCTTTCCCAGCTCTTATTATAAAGAGGGCTTTAATTGGTATGGTTTCCTCCTTAAATGGCGTTGATCAGATAAGGGAGATTAAAATCATGGTTAAGGCGACCTAA
- a CDS encoding glucose-6-phosphate isomerase family protein, whose amino-acid sequence MLEKGPYSIKIAGVAGIYPYRVKVERYLKDLRDYFLNKQLVENILSRGVNPLIYVVYEVNRKAEGEFNVGCTVIYPGKIGDEYYFTKGHFHAKEPTSEVYIGISGEGVILMQDRSGNTFAENIGPGTIVYIPPGFAHRSVNTGKSELVFLAIYPSEAGHDYETIMKTGFAKLVVEKDGRPVLINNPNYRRM is encoded by the coding sequence GTGCTGGAGAAAGGACCTTATTCTATCAAAATAGCTGGAGTAGCGGGAATATATCCCTATAGGGTTAAAGTTGAGAGATATCTTAAGGATCTTCGAGATTATTTCCTCAATAAACAATTGGTTGAGAATATTCTTTCAAGGGGTGTAAACCCGCTAATCTACGTTGTTTATGAGGTAAACCGCAAAGCCGAAGGCGAATTTAATGTTGGATGCACAGTTATTTATCCGGGAAAAATAGGTGACGAATACTATTTCACCAAGGGACATTTTCATGCTAAAGAGCCGACAAGCGAAGTTTATATTGGCATAAGTGGCGAGGGCGTGATCTTAATGCAGGATAGAAGTGGAAACACATTCGCTGAGAATATAGGTCCGGGAACAATTGTTTATATACCGCCTGGCTTCGCCCACCGCTCAGTGAATACCGGTAAGAGTGAACTTGTGTTCCTAGCAATTTATCCATCTGAAGCAGGGCATGATTATGAAACTATTATGAAAACTGGCTTCGCTAAACTAGTTGTTGAAAAAGATGGAAGACCAGTTTTAATTAATAACCCAAATTATAGGAGGATGTGA
- a CDS encoding amidophosphoribosyltransferase yields MSYILKENCGVVGIFSLSGHNVTPLLVSCLEALQHRGQESWGVSVAGNPTFKRPGIVVQSVETEYEEISKINGASGIGHVRYSTTAKSTLEHAHPIDIGKNVDEYGFRIAHNGTLERDLLIENLRDLGFSIPYGMTDTELMGISLYKLLRNGKSWVEAFEALNPYLNGSFSLVILTSKGELIAVRDDRGFRPLCLGWHEETSSYIIASESCALEAVGARFIRDIEPGEVIIVNSDGLKSEFFAREKRHAHCPFEYTYFAHPSSKIEGITVYNARKNIGRVLAEKYPLEGDIVIPVPDSARPAALGYSEETGIPFEEGLLKDRYKRKGGWRSFIEPEKREAIVSNIIAIKDVIEGKRVVLIDDSIVRGTSSRIIVRDKLKSAKSVSLLLTFPPIIYPCYMGIDFPSQEELLVYRVCGTNMNINEINEAVAKHIGASLVGYNDVEGLSKGIGLPKDQMCLACTTGDYSCLKYKPKFKTREEMKR; encoded by the coding sequence ATGAGTTACATCCTAAAAGAGAATTGTGGTGTAGTAGGAATATTTTCGCTTAGTGGTCATAATGTAACTCCTCTTCTGGTCAGCTGTCTAGAAGCCTTACAGCATCGAGGACAAGAGTCTTGGGGGGTATCGGTTGCTGGCAATCCAACATTTAAGAGACCCGGTATAGTGGTTCAATCGGTTGAGACAGAGTATGAGGAAATTTCCAAAATTAATGGTGCCTCTGGAATAGGTCATGTGCGCTATTCAACAACTGCCAAATCAACTCTTGAGCACGCTCACCCAATAGATATAGGAAAAAATGTGGATGAATATGGTTTTCGCATAGCGCATAATGGAACCCTCGAAAGGGATCTTTTAATCGAGAATCTTAGGGATTTAGGTTTCTCTATACCTTACGGTATGACTGACACGGAGCTTATGGGCATAAGTCTTTACAAGCTTTTGAGGAATGGTAAGAGTTGGGTTGAAGCATTTGAAGCATTAAACCCATACTTAAATGGATCATTCTCTCTAGTAATATTAACATCTAAGGGTGAACTTATAGCTGTCAGAGATGATAGAGGCTTTAGACCCCTATGTCTAGGGTGGCATGAGGAAACATCTTCTTACATAATAGCCTCTGAGAGTTGCGCCTTAGAGGCGGTTGGCGCACGCTTTATAAGGGATATTGAGCCTGGTGAAGTAATAATAGTGAATAGTGATGGGCTGAAATCCGAATTTTTTGCACGTGAAAAAAGACATGCCCATTGCCCATTCGAGTATACTTATTTTGCTCATCCAAGCTCGAAAATAGAGGGGATTACTGTTTATAATGCTCGAAAAAATATTGGGCGTGTTTTAGCGGAGAAATATCCGCTTGAAGGCGACATAGTTATACCTGTTCCAGACTCAGCTAGGCCAGCTGCCCTAGGTTATTCTGAGGAAACTGGTATACCATTTGAGGAAGGGTTGCTAAAGGATCGCTATAAACGTAAGGGGGGATGGAGAAGCTTTATTGAACCTGAAAAAAGGGAAGCAATAGTTTCAAACATTATCGCCATAAAAGATGTCATTGAAGGTAAAAGAGTAGTTCTTATAGATGACAGTATAGTTAGAGGGACTAGCTCAAGAATAATAGTTAGAGATAAGCTTAAGAGTGCCAAGAGTGTTTCCCTGCTTTTAACTTTCCCGCCAATAATATATCCATGTTACATGGGCATAGATTTTCCAAGTCAAGAGGAACTACTAGTGTATAGAGTATGTGGCACAAACATGAATATTAATGAAATTAATGAGGCTGTAGCCAAGCATATAGGCGCATCACTTGTAGGTTATAATGACGTGGAAGGCTTGAGCAAAGGAATAGGTTTACCAAAAGATCAAATGTGTTTGGCATGCACAACTGGAGATTACAGTTGCCTAAAATATAAACCAAAATTTAAAACTAGGGAAGAGATGAAGAGATAG
- a CDS encoding ferredoxin family protein, producing the protein MPIDPDFQKKRKIVDTHRGHAVWGPVEPPTKLGIHGTNVAVDWDVCEGCGTCIDVCPVGLYEWAETPDHPVSEKKSDPVRESECIQCLACETQCPTQAIKITPP; encoded by the coding sequence ATGCCTATAGACCCAGACTTTCAGAAGAAGAGGAAGATTGTCGATACTCATAGGGGGCATGCTGTCTGGGGTCCGGTTGAGCCTCCGACAAAGCTTGGAATTCATGGAACAAATGTCGCTGTTGATTGGGATGTATGTGAGGGTTGTGGAACATGCATTGATGTATGTCCAGTAGGCTTATATGAGTGGGCTGAGACACCTGACCATCCGGTTTCAGAGAAGAAGTCTGACCCGGTTAGGGAGTCTGAGTGCATACAGTGCTTGGCATGCGAGACCCAATGTCCAACACAAGCGATAAAAATCACCCCACCATAA
- a CDS encoding aspartyl protease — protein MGFIKVKFGVFNPLSPAKITEVEGIVDTGAIYSVIPRRRLEDLDVKPIKRRRFRAFGGYVERDISEVGMEIMGRRRTVTVIVGEEEDQIILGVTALESFGLEVDPVKGTLKEAELLLLAVPSLC, from the coding sequence TTGGGTTTCATTAAGGTTAAATTTGGTGTTTTTAATCCGCTTTCTCCTGCAAAGATTACTGAGGTAGAGGGTATAGTTGATACAGGAGCAATATATAGCGTTATACCTAGAAGGAGACTTGAGGATCTGGATGTTAAGCCAATTAAGAGGAGAAGGTTTAGGGCTTTTGGCGGGTATGTTGAGAGGGATATAAGTGAGGTTGGAATGGAGATTATGGGAAGGAGGAGGACAGTAACCGTTATTGTGGGGGAGGAGGAAGATCAAATCATTTTAGGCGTAACAGCCCTAGAATCCTTCGGTTTAGAAGTCGACCCAGTAAAGGGAACGTTGAAAGAGGCGGAGCTCCTACTTCTTGCAGTTCCATCCCTCTGTTAA
- a CDS encoding trypsin-like peptidase domain-containing protein, which yields MSEDRIVEMIEEASKSVVNINTLRVFHDFLYQVVPVEGIGSGFIFDERGYILTNYHVVEGARRILVTLVDGRTFEARFIGAYRGLDIAVLKIDADNLAVAKLGDSDKLRVGQRVFAIGNPFGLAGGPTVTSGVISALKRTIHSERGIFRDLVQTDAAINPGNSGGPLVNVNGEVVAINTAIIPFAQGIGFAIPINAAKEVAREIILYGSYTRPWLGIAGVSVNRQIAEYYDLPVEHGVLVARVTPDSPADKAGIERGDIIIEFDGKRIDGIEELQKILAEKKHGCECEAIILKGLRKFRVKILLEREP from the coding sequence ATGAGTGAAGATAGGATTGTTGAGATGATTGAGGAGGCAAGCAAGAGTGTTGTTAACATTAATACTTTGAGAGTTTTTCATGACTTTTTATATCAGGTTGTTCCGGTGGAGGGGATTGGTTCAGGCTTCATCTTCGACGAAAGGGGCTATATTCTAACCAATTATCATGTTGTTGAGGGTGCGAGGAGAATTCTGGTAACACTGGTTGATGGGCGTACTTTTGAGGCCAGGTTTATTGGGGCTTATAGGGGTTTGGATATAGCGGTTTTGAAGATAGATGCGGACAATCTAGCCGTAGCCAAGCTGGGCGATTCCGATAAACTGAGGGTTGGACAGAGGGTCTTTGCTATAGGAAACCCATTTGGATTGGCTGGTGGACCAACGGTTACGTCTGGTGTCATAAGCGCATTAAAGAGAACAATCCACTCTGAGAGGGGAATATTTAGGGATCTGGTTCAAACCGATGCTGCTATAAACCCGGGTAACTCAGGCGGACCATTAGTTAACGTTAATGGGGAGGTTGTTGCGATAAATACGGCTATAATTCCATTTGCTCAGGGAATTGGCTTTGCGATACCAATAAACGCTGCTAAGGAGGTTGCCAGAGAAATAATATTGTATGGTTCTTACACAAGACCGTGGCTTGGGATAGCTGGTGTTAGCGTGAATAGGCAGATTGCCGAATACTATGATTTGCCGGTTGAACATGGGGTGCTCGTTGCTAGAGTTACACCCGACAGCCCAGCCGATAAGGCTGGAATCGAGCGGGGTGACATAATAATTGAGTTTGATGGTAAGCGTATTGATGGGATAGAAGAGTTACAGAAAATTTTGGCCGAGAAGAAGCATGGTTGCGAATGCGAAGCCATAATTTTAAAGGGATTGAGAAAGTTTAGAGTAAAAATTTTGTTGGAGCGGGAGCCATAA